The window GCAGTCCGCGGAAATTGTGCCGCCGCCGGCCGGGCCCGAAGACCGCGTTCGTTTTGGGGCGACCGTTACGGTGCGTCATCGAGACGGAGAGCAAACGCGTTATCGAATTGTCGGCGTGGACGAAATCGATCTCGACCGCGACTGGGTGAGCTGGCTCTCGCCGATTGCCAGGGCTTTGATCAATGCGCGCCTGGGGCAACGCGTGCGGTTCAAGTTTCCCTCCGGCGAAGAGGAATTGGAGATTCTAAGAATCGACTATGAGTGAAGGCATTCCTGCTTTTTGGGGAGCACACGCGCCCCCGCGTGTTCCGACCGGCGCCTCGCCGGTCGGAACGTCGATGAAACCCTCTCACGAGACGATGACTGTTCAGTGCGAACGAATGTGGTCGGCGAGGGCGCCGACCGCAGCACGCGAGGGCGCGTGCGCTCCCCATTTCCAGTGAACAACTGAAATTGAGTTGAAGATATGAAGCACCAACCAATGATCTCCCGCCGCGAATTCCTCAAGCGAACGGCTGCCACCGCCATTGCCACGCCGTTCATCGTCCCCAGCACCGTATTCGGCGCTGATGGCACCCCGCCGCCGAGCGAGCGGATTGCCGTCGGGTTCATCGGCGCCGGCAAGATGGCGCATGATTATCATTTGAGCACGCTCTCCGGTTTTGCCGATGTCCAGTGCGTCGCCGTCTGTGATGTGGATACCACGCGGCGGCTCCACGCCAAGAAGTACATCGAAGAGCGCCACGCCAAGGCCAATCGCACCCAGGGCTGCGCTGAGCACAATGATTTTCGTGACGTGATCGCACGGAAGGACATTGACGCCGTCGTGATCACCACCCCCGACCATTGGCACGCGATTCCGGTCATCGAGGCCTGCAAAGCGGGCAAGGACGTTTACTGCGAGAAACCGCTGACGCTCACAATCCGCGAGGCGCAGTTGTGCATTGCCGGCGTTCGCAAACATAGTCGCGTGCTTCAGACCGGCAGCCAGCAACGCTCGAACGTGTTCGGCAAATTCCGCGAAGCGGTGGAATTGATTCGCAGCGGACGCATCGGAAAGGTCAGGACAGTGCGGGTGGGCGTGGGCGGGCCGAGCCGTTGGTGCGATCTTGGCGAGGAACCGATGGAACCGGGGCTGGATTGGAATCTCTGGCTTGGCCAGGCGCCGATGCGTCCTTACCACTCGGCGCTCAGTCCGCGCGGCAAGCACAACCATTTTCCGGCCTGGCGTTCGTATCGGGAGTATTCCGGCGGCGGCATGACCGATATGGGCGCGCACCATTTCGACATCGCGCAGTGGGCGCTCGACATGGATCAGTCCGGCCCGGTCGAGGTCATTCCGCCGGACGACCTCAAAGCGGAGACGGGCGCGAAGTTGATTTACGCGAATGGCGTCGAGATGATTCATGGCGGGCCAAGCGGCTGCACCTTCGAGGGCACGGACGGCAAACTCTCCATCGATCGCGGCAAACTGACGAGCGAACCGGAAAGCATCGTCAAGGAACCGCTCGGTGAGAAGGAGGTTCATTTGCCTAAATCT of the Verrucomicrobiota bacterium genome contains:
- a CDS encoding Gfo/Idh/MocA family oxidoreductase, whose amino-acid sequence is MKHQPMISRREFLKRTAATAIATPFIVPSTVFGADGTPPPSERIAVGFIGAGKMAHDYHLSTLSGFADVQCVAVCDVDTTRRLHAKKYIEERHAKANRTQGCAEHNDFRDVIARKDIDAVVITTPDHWHAIPVIEACKAGKDVYCEKPLTLTIREAQLCIAGVRKHSRVLQTGSQQRSNVFGKFREAVELIRSGRIGKVRTVRVGVGGPSRWCDLGEEPMEPGLDWNLWLGQAPMRPYHSALSPRGKHNHFPAWRSYREYSGGGMTDMGAHHFDIAQWALDMDQSGPVEVIPPDDLKAETGAKLIYANGVEMIHGGPSGCTFEGTDGKLSIDRGKLTSEPESIVKEPLGEKEVHLPKSPGHHRDWIDCIRSRKRPVADVEIGARSVTVCHLANLAYWYRRKLRWDPQNWRFVGDDEANQWLDRSRRDPWELPKV
- a CDS encoding transcription elongation factor GreB, whose protein sequence is MSKAFTRESDDREERPVVPRPAAALPPGAKNYLTPGGAQLLRQELERLIQVERPRIAASAESGQSSPQLYALNQRIQYLEDSLQSAEIVPPPAGPEDRVRFGATVTVRHRDGEQTRYRIVGVDEIDLDRDWVSWLSPIARALINARLGQRVRFKFPSGEEELEILRIDYE